A single region of the Triticum dicoccoides isolate Atlit2015 ecotype Zavitan chromosome 2B, WEW_v2.0, whole genome shotgun sequence genome encodes:
- the LOC119360225 gene encoding tyrosine N-monooxygenase-like codes for MTLGTLVIMVILLMYFVLKNKRVLLSQQQQGRRGRLPPGPAALLIIGNMHRVILSKPAVFRWIHGLLKEMNTDIMCLRLGVTHVIVVTCPQIASEVLRKNDEVFASRPTTFASGIFSLGYKGSIFSPHGDQWKKMRRVLTVEILTSSMERKLHHLRKEEYDHLVRYINKTHCSDMACQGNTVNVRHVTQHFVGNMIRRLVFSKRYFSDLPSSSTSGPGHDEVAHVAALFTALNHLYSFCVSDYFPALIGLDLDGHEKVSKDAMQTINQLHDPIIEERMCERSFTLEKGPRDFLDILVHLKDAEGNPMLSLEDIRAQTAEMMFAAVDNPSNAVEWALAEMMNMPEIMQKATEELDAVIGKDRLVQESDIPQLNYLKSCIWEAFRLHPYHALNVPHVAMADTTIAGHIIPKDSHILLSRLGLGRNPKIWTEPLEFQPERHLNTMNVLLTDLGLRFISFSSGRRGCPVISLGTSMTMMLFARMLQGFTWTKLPGVKSISLQEGNAGLALGEPLVLQATPRLAAHLYIRSN; via the exons ATGACTCTTGGTACTCTTGTTATCATGGTGATCTTGCTGATGTATTTTGTCTTGAAGAATAAAAGAGTGCTATTGTCCCAGCAGCAACAGGGGCGACGAGGCAGGCTGCCCCCGGGGCCTGCAGCGCTGCTCATCATCGGTAACATGCATCGGGTGATTCTGAGCAAGCCGGCGGTATTCCGATGGATCCATGGCCTGCTCAAGGAGATGAACACAGACATCATGTGCCTGCGTCTAGGAGTTACTCATGTCATTGTTGTGACATGTCCACAGATAGCCTCTGAGGTACTAAGAAAAAATGATGAAGTTTTTGCCTCCCGTCCCACCACCTTCGCCTCGGGCATATTCAGCTTAGGGTACAAGGGCTCCATCTTCTCACCACACGGAGACCAGTGGAAGAAGATGAGACGTGTTCTCACTGTTGAGATCCTCACCTCGTCCATGGAGCGAAAGCTCCACCACCTCCGGAAAGAGGAGTACGACCACCTTGTGAGGTACATTAATAAAACTCATTGCAGCgacatggcatgtcaaggcaacACTGTCAACGTCCGTCATGTAACCCAACACTTTGTTGGTAACATGATAAGAAGGCTTGTGTTCAGTAAAAGATACTTCAGTGACCTACCATCTTCATCCACTAGTGGGCCTGGACATGATGAGGTGGCACATGTTGCCGCTCTCTTCACAGCCTTGAACCATCTCTACAGCTTTTGTGTGTCCGACTACTTCCCTGCCCTCATAGGCCTCGACCTGGATGGCCATGAAAAGGTTTCCAAGGATGCCATGCAAACAATCAACCAGTTGCATGATCCTATTATAGAGGAGCGGATGTGTGAAAGGTCATTCACTCTTGAGAAAGGGCCCCGAGACTTTTTGGACATCCTGGTTCATCTTAAAGATGCAGAGGGAAACCCAATGCTTTCTCTAGAAGACATTAGAGCACAAACAGCG GAAATGATGTTTGCCGCAGTCGATAACCCATCTAATGCGGTTGAGTGGGCACTCGCTGAGATGATGAACATGCCagagatcatgcaaaaagcaaccgAGGAACTCGATGCCGTCATCGGTAAAGATAGACTGGTGCAAGAGTCTGACATTCCTCAGCTAAACTATCTCAAATCGTGCATCTGGGAGGCCTTCCGTTTGCACCCATACCATGCTCTTAACGTACCCCATGTCGCCATGGCGGACACAACTATTGCTGGCCACATCATCCCCAAGGATAGCCACATACTTTTAAGCCGGCTTGGACTTGGCCGCAATCCCAAGATCTGGACTGAACCACTGGAGTTTCAGCCTGAGAGGCATTTGAACACTATGAATGTATTGCTCACTGATCTAGGCCTACGTTTCATTTCATTTAGCAGTGGGAGGAGGGGTTGTCCTGTGATTTCACTTGGTACCTCTATGACAATGATGTTGTTCGCAAGGATGTTGCAGGGATTCACTTGGACAAAGCTTCCCGGCGTTAAGAGTATCAGTCTGCAAGAAGGCAATGCGGGCCTTGCACTAGGTGAACCCCTTGTTCTGCAAGCTACACCGCGGTTGGCTGCACATCTCTATATACGATCCAATTAA